AGTATTTTCAATACTATTTGTAGTAAATACTAATTGATACTCCAACCAAGTCCAATACCAAGAGGCGAGATAAATTAATAGTTTATGTTTGCTTTCAAAATAGCGGTAGATACTACTTTCGTTAGAACCTATTTTTGCACCAAGTTTTTTAAAGGTGTAGGCATCAAAGCCTATTTCGTCTATTAATATTATACTGTTTTCGACTATACGTTTCCCTAATGCAGAGGATTCAGGATCTTTGAGGTAGATTTTTTCGTTAATATTGATCTTTAAATTTGATAGTAAAGTATGCATAACATTTTATTTGATTGCAAATATAATAGTATTACTATTAAAATTGAAATCAAATTAACTATTAATTAACTTTCTCAGAAAAAATAAGGTTTTAAGATTGTGTAAAACTGTTATTGCTTGGAAGTTCAAATAACTCTAAATCGAAAAAAGGAACGGCTGCTAAGAAGTGATCAAATAGATCGCTCATAACATACTCATAACTTTCCCAACGTTTATCTTTAGTAAAGCAATAGATCTCCAAGGGAATCCCTTGCGAGGTTGGTTGCAATTGTCTAGCCATTAATAACATGTCATTATTGATAGCAGAATGTTGTTGTAGGTAGGTTTGAATAAATTTTCTAAAAACACCGATATTAGTTAAGTTACGGCCATTAATTAATATAGATTTATCAACAGAATGCGAGTCGTTAAAATTTTGAATTTTACCCTGCATGGTGTTTAGATAGACCGAAATTATTTCGATTTGCTTTAAACGCTCAATATCTTCAGTTGTTAAGTATTTAATAGATGTTTGTTTAATTAACATGTGTCTTTTAATTCGTCTACCGTCAGAATTTGTCATCCCTCGCCAGTTTTTAAACGAATCTGCTATTAAGGCGTAGGTTGGTATAGTTGTAATTGTATTATCAAAATTCTGAACTTTTACTGTCGCTAGATTTATTTCGATAACGTCACCATCAGCACCAAATTTTTCAAAAGTAACCCAATCACCAATACGGACCATATCGTTAATAGAAACTTGGATACTAGCAACAAAACCTAAAATAGTATCCTTAAAAATCAACAAAATAACAGCAGAAGCAGCACCAAAACCGGTTAGTATTTTCCATAACGACGTCCCTCCAACAACTACAGCCAAAGCAAGAACAATGCCTATAATCCAAGCAAAAATCATAAAGACTTGTATGTAACTGTCTATGGGTTTGTCTCTAAGTCTTGGTAATGTTTTAAAGTAGTTTTTAAGTGTATTTAGTAAACTTCTGACGATTAATAACCCTAAAACGATACCGGAAACTTGCATTCCTTTTTCAAAAAATAAATGTAGATTTTCAAAATCCTTAAACACTAACGGGATACTTTCTATAGCCAAATATAAAGCAGGGATGTGGGCTATATTTCTCGGCACACGGTTAGCGATTAGTAAATCATCAAAATTAGATTTAGTAGTAGCGGCGACTTTAGCAGAAATTAAACGTAGTATTTTTCTAACTAAAAGATCTAATAATAAAAGCGCAACTACAGTTAAGATTGATAACGCCAATAAATTCAGATACTTAGAAGTGATTTTTGTTAATCCTAGATCGATAAAGTAATCGTAAAAAAAATGTGCGTATTTAATCATATATTTTGTTGAAATTTATAACAAAAGTAATGTGTTTTATCTGATTACTATTGGATTAAAAATTAAAGATACGTTAAAGTATCTCTTTTAAATTGTCTATCGGAAAAACCGAACCAACAGGCATATCATCCAGTAGGATTTTACCAACTCTCACACGCACTAATCGCAACGTTGGGCAATTAACGGTACTAGTCATTTTTCTAACTTGCCTAAATTTTCCTTCTGTTAAAGTTACCGAAATCCATGTCGTTGGACCATGTCTAGCGTCTCTAATTTTTTTAGAACGTTCGGGTAAACTAGGGAGCGCTTTTAATTTAAAAACTTTGCAAGGTTTTGTGATGTATTTTTTACCGTTAAATCCAATTTCTACGCCGTTACATAATTGCTGTATCGCTTCCGCGGAAATTGCTCCGTCGACTAAGGCATAGTATTCTTTTTCGATTCCGGATTGGTTAACATGATCACTTAGTTTACCATCTGTAGTGAGTAGGAGTAGGCCTTCACTTTTCTCGTCCAAGCGTCCGATTGGCATAATACCTTCAGGAAAATTACCTAGCTCACTTAAAAAATGTTTGCGTTGTTCTTTAGCAGCATTGCTAGAAAACTGGCTTAACATTTTAAACGGTTTATATATTTTGAAGTGTTTGTGGTTATTTTCCATATAAAATCTCAAAAACCAAATCTTTGGTTAGTGGTTTACCATTTGCTTTTTCGCGAATCAAATCATAGCTGAATCTAAAGTCGCATCCTGATTTATAATCACTACAACCATAGGCCGTTTTTCCTTTAATAATGGTTCCTTTTTTACATTTAGGACACGGATTGGTATCCGAACTTGTTTTTGCTTTCGCTGAAGCATTTTGCTTGGGTTCTAATTTTAGTTTGAAGGCATCATCAAAACGAAGTAAGCCTTCAACTGAAGCGCCTTCTATTTTAAACCCTTTTAAATTCACAGTTGATCCTTTATCCAATAAACGCTTGTATTGGTTTTCAGAAATATTTTTTTCGCCAAAACTAAAAGGCAACACAAAATCACATGTTTTTCCATAATTACTACAACCATAGGCGTTTTTTCCTTTTAAAACTTGTCCGCTTTTACATTTTGGACAGGCTTTACCAACAATACCTTTAGTTGTGGTTTTAGATTTTGTTTTAGTCTTTGTTTTAGTCTTTGTTGCTTTTTCTGATTTATTATTGGTGTAACTTATTTTAGCTTCGACCTTTTCGCTTCTTACTTCGTAGACCAATTGATCTACCATTTTTTTCATATTATTTATAAACGCTGAAGCGGAATATTCGCCTTTTTCAATATCCTTCAATTGCTTTTCCCAAAGTCCCGTTAGCTCGGCCGACTTGAGTAAATCATTTCTAATAATATCAATCAATTGAATACCTGTTACTGTTGGTAATACTTGTTTTTTATTACGTTTTATATATTTACGTCTAAAAAGTGTTTCAATAATATTGGCACGAGTAGAAGGCCTACCAATACCATTTTCTTTCATTAAATCACGCAACTGGTCATCATCCACTTGTTTTCCTGCGGTTTCCATTGCACGTAGGAGAGTCGCTTCCGTAAACTGATTAGGTGGTTTGGTTTGTTTTTCAAGAAAACTAGGTTCGTGTGGTCCTTTTTCTCCTTTAACAAATGTTGGTAATAATCCTGCTTCCCGGTTAGGGCTGTCTTTTGTTTCAAAAACAACACGCCAACCTTTGTCTAAGATTTCTTTACCTGTAGTTTTAAAATTAACACTTTCTGCTTTTCCTATAACCGTGGTATTTGCAACCTTACAATCATCATAAAACACCGCGATAAAACGTCTGGTAATAATATCATAGACTTGCTGCTGATTGTACTGTAAATTGCTCTGTACACCAGTCGGGATAATGGCATGGTGATCTGTTACTTTAGCATCATCAAAGACCTTTTTAGACTTTTTAATTTTCTTTTCTAAAACAGGTTGTGTTAGTACGGCATATTTGGTCAGGTTTTTTAAAATCCCTGCTACTTTTGGATAAATATCGTTTGGTAAATAGGTGGTATCTACTCTCGGGTAGGTCACGACCTTCATTTCGTACAATTTTTGTACAATCTTCAAGGTTTCATCTGCAGAAAATCCAAATTTAGTATTACAGTATACTTGTAATCCTGTTAAATCGAATAATTTTGGTGCATATTCATTTCCTTTTTTCTTTGTAATTGAGACAATTTCAAAATCGTGTGCTTTTACAATTTCTGCTAGCTTTTCACCATCTTCCATTTTCAAAAAGCGACCTTCCTCATAACTAAATAACGTGTCACGATATAAAGTTTGTAATTCCCAATAGGGCTGAGGCTTAAAATTCTCGATTTCTTTCCAACGGTTAACAACCATGGCTAAAGTTGGTGTTTGTACACGACCAACACTTAAAACTTGTTTGTATCCACCATATTTTACGGTGTATAAACGGGTAGCGTTCATCCCTAATAGCCAATCTCCAATGGCCCTAGAAAATCCTGCGTAATATAAATTATCGTATTTAGAACTAGGTTCTAGCTTTAAAAAGCCTTCTTTAATAGCTTCCGTTGTTAGAGAGCTAATCCAAAGACGTTGTACTTCTCCTTTGTAACTAGCTTGATCCAGAACCCAACGTTGTATCAATTCTCCTTCTGTCCCGGCATCCCCACAGTTTATAACCACTTCGGCTTTATCAAAAAGACTTTTTACAATTCTAAATTGTTTTTGAATACCTGAATCTTTGGTGACTTTAGTCTCAAATTTTTCAGGCAGCATGGGTAAGTTGTTTAAATCCCAGCTTTTCCAATAGGGTTTGTAATCGTTAGGTTCTTTTAAAGTACAAAGATGTCCAAATGTATAGGTTACTGCATACCCATTGCCTTCATAGTAGCCATCACGTTTTGTGTTGGCACCTAATACTTGCGCAATTTCTCTGGCGACACTGGGTTTCTCGGCAATACAGACTTTCATGTGATACTAGCTATGATTTTAAAAAGAAACCCATTAGATTCCTTAAATTTAGTTATTATACTATAATATTAAAAGGTAAATGGCTTACTTAATGAGTAAAATTCAGACTTGCAAAATAAGTGAATTAGTTTAGGTAATGAAAGGGTTTTGATAGGAGTTATTAACGAAATGCTTTTTAGCGCTCCGTCGTAGTTTATTACCTTGATTAGTAACACTTCATTAATAGTATCTAAGACTTTAAATACTTAAATTAATGGTATGCTTTCTGTTTTTTATTGGAGTAATTGAGTACACAGGAGCATCTCATCTTCTATTTTTAGGGATTTCATACCCTCTTGATTAAAATCATTATTTTGTGAAGTTGAAAATTAATTATTCAATAATAACGCGGAAAATTGATATTAAAATGAAAAAAAATTCCTGTGAGATAAAATAAAACTAAGATACTTAAATATCTAAAGTAAGGAGTTTAAACCTGTTTTTTTCGATGAAAAAGCTTGTTTTTAAGAGATATAATCTCACTAATTATTTTATGTTTTTTTGAAAAGGCATGAGAAAATGCCATAGACGTCAGTAATGTGATAAAAGCTAAGGTCCCCAATGCACCACCATAACCGTTAAAAAAATGACTTTTGTTGATGTAAACTAGGCTAAATAAGATTCCTGAAATGGCTAATAGCAAATAGTGTTTTTGACCTTTAGGGGAGGCCATTCCAATAAAAGATGTTCCAATAAATACAATTGGAATGTTTTTAGTGAGATAAACGTCTAAAATATCTGGAAAGCAATAAAAAAACAAACCCACTATTAGGGATAGTAATGCAGAGGCTCTAACAACACCTTGGTTTAATTGTTCGCTCACATAAAAGGTAAGTGTAGCCCCGAGGACACCTGTTATTGCTAATATTATAAAATTCATATAAATAACCAATATAATAATGACACCATAGCGACTCCAGCAAAGGCCAGCGTGCCCAATTTACCTCCAATACCTAAAAATAAGTTTTTAGAAACCATAAATAACACTCCTGTTAAAATTCCCGCTGCAATTACAAATCCTATGGAAGGTGTTATTTCTGCACTAGACATACCAACAAAAGCACCACAATAGATAGCACCTGGCAGTTTTTTTATATAAATAGAGTCTTTATTTAGGATAGGGATAAATGAGGCCAATGTACCCGTGATTCCTGCGGATAAAACACTACCTAATCCACCATATATATTTAGGGAGTAGCAAAAAACAGCGCCAATGGGAACCCATATAGCGACACCAATTCTTTCATATCCATACTCCTCATGATGTAAATCTAAATAGCGATAACCAAAAAAAATAGCTACAGTTATGATTACCACGGATAGTAGAATAGCAAAACTACCCACTTCATATTTTTCTTTAGCTATCATCGTTAAAAAAACAACTTGTATAACTAAAAGCGTAATAATGGTAACTAATCTAATATTTTTATGTGTTTTCATTACAAAAACAAATTTTGGAAGATTACTGTTTTGGTTTTGATTCTGTTTTTTGTTAGAGGTGATCACTGACTTCTGTTAAAAAAAATAAATATTGCGTTTATTATAAGTGACACAAAATTAATTTAAAAAAATGAAAAAGCCCTATAAAGGGCTTTTTCATTACTGTGTATTTTAAAGGGATTGGTTATTTGGTACCTCTCACGTTTTTATTTTTAGGATATTTAATAGTGTAAATAAACTTTTCGACAACAGTCTCTCTTGCTTGGACGCCAATGGTCCACAATAACTTACCATTATCTTCTGTATATTCAGCATTTCCTTTATCATCTAAAGTAATTTCAATATCCTTATTTTGAGAGACAGGGATTTGATCTAGAATTTCAATAGTTATAGGCGTTCCTTTTTTGTTTTTAACTACAAGTTCGTAACCTATGGTTTCTTTTTTATTACTTCCAATAAATTTTGAAGCGGTAAACTCTTTTATTGGCGTACGCTCTACAACAATACTATTATCACGTCCCATAGAGATTAATAATTCTTTAGCAGTCACTTCTGGATTAATATAAGACGTCCCTACAAAAGCACCTTCAAAAAAGATATTGGCTTCTCCTGCAATTAAGTTGTATTGACTCCAATCCGTAATTTTTGCTATCAAAAAGGCAGCTCTGTCTAATTTAGGAACCGTGTGATAGATGTAATCGGTTTTTAAATCAAACGATTGTAAAGCCACTAAGTTTTCTTTTCCATCACTAGCAATAGAGCGTTTACTTAAAATATTAAAATCTATAGTTAATTGATTTTCTGCGATTGTCGAAGCATTAACATATTCTGATTTTTGCGTGTATGCCATATTACTAACCTGGATTTCTTCCATGACTTCATCATTTTGTTCTTTTTTGTATCGCTGTCTCTGTTGGTAGTAGATACTAGCATACAAAGGACTTAAAATAGGTCTGTCATTATTTTGAGACGGATTACCTGTACTTATTGTTAAAGCCACATTGTCCCAGTCTAATCCAGTGTTTTGGTAGATACTAGCTTTATAAGTTAAGTTTACATTTTCTGTAATACTTTCTGATCTTAAATCGTATAACGGAGTCCAACCTACGTTTCCAACAATATATTTACAATCAATTGCTACTTTACCTGGTTTTTTAGAATCTATTTGAAGCACAATATTTCCACTCGGTTTATTAAATTTGGCATTAAGCTCACTTAATTGTTGGGTCAATTTTACAGCAGTTTCTCTTAAAGGTTTTTCCTTTTTATCTAAAGCGATAATCGCTTTTTTTATTTCAAGGTATTTAGCATGATATACGTTACTTAACTCTAAGACTTGTTGCGGTGTAAAACTAGAATTTCCAGAGCCCAAATCTTGATTTTTATTTAGGATTTGTTCCATTCCTAATAAACTATTACGCTCATGAGCCAACCAATTGATATCATCGTTTAAAGCTTCTAATTGTGTTTTTAACGCTTCAATTTCTTTGTTATTTGTTTTGGAAACGAGATAGTTGTTTTCATATTTTGCAGATACCAATACCGTATTAGGGTTATTAAATTGCACTTGCAAACTGGAAGGGTTGATGCTTGTAGAAATTCCCGTTAACACAATTTCTTGTGGTCCCATTGCGGCGTTAAACGAGGCGTCTCTTACTATTTGCGCGTTGCTTTTAAAGACTTTAACAGCTGTTATTTTAGAGGATACTTCGGTTTGTGCTGTTGCAGAAACACTTAGTAGAAAGAGGAATAGTCCAAATATTTTTTTCATGATGTTTATTTTTTACGAAGCTATTATAATTATCCAAAATATTAAACTCTAATGAGTAAACATTAAGTTTGAATGAGTAAAACGATACGTTTCAGAAGGTAACGTTACCATGCCACTACAAAACACTTGGTTAATGTTCCATTAGGGAATTTTAACCAGAGTAATGGCGCGTATTTTTCTGCTTCATAACTATCCAATTGTGGCTTGATTTGCTCATAAGTTAACCAATCGACAGTAACGTCCAAATCCAACAACCAATCTATTTTTTGTGGTTTATAAAACTTACACGCTGCAAACTGAGGTAATAGCGCATAATTGAAATAAACCCCATAAATACAGTCGTTATTTAAAGTTTCAAATTGAATAGATTGCCCAAAAGGCACAAAAATCTGTGCTTTAAAATAAATGCGTTGTTTTATATTCTCAGCTTTTAATTGCAACCGGTCTAATAATGGTCTTGTGGCTTTGTTAAAAAGTAACGGAAGTTGCTTGCTTTTTAACTTGTTTAGTTTTTCTATTAAAGAATCTCGGCGCATGGGGCCAATCAAGCAATCGACCTCATTAGGCCCTAAAGTCGAATCATATAAATAGTATTTAAACTGAATTTCTAAATGAACAGCTTGCCCTTCATCCAAATATAAACAGTCCAATTCGCCAATGGTATGGTTTTGATTTTCCTGAATTTGAATGTTTTCCGCTAAAACCGAAATATTTTTGAACTGTTTTAACTCTTCAAAAACAAATTGCTCCACACGTTGTCCTAAACGTATATTAGTTCTAACGTATTTATTAAAAACAAAGGTGCTACCTAATTGTTTTACAAAAGGTTGCATTTTAAATATTTTATTAAAAAATAGATGTGGCGTGTTAAAAAAACCGCTAAATGTCGCTTGTAAATTTTCTTTTTTGTGGCTCATATTAAGGAGTAAAAGTAGTGATATTAATTTTTTTCTATAAAATAATCGTTGAAACCCTTTAATTCGTTGTATTTTTGCACATCTTAAAATTTAAAAATTGCAATTGATTAATGTCTACTAAAACCATAGAATTACAAGAACGTACGGAAGGAAAAAGTCTTTATAGTTACCAAAAGGGTGCTATTGATAAGATTTTTAAATGTTTTGAAGAAGCAGAAGAGGATTATCATTTATTATATCAATTACCTACGGGTGGTGGTAAAACGGTTATATTCTCCGAAATTGTTAGGCAATATTTAAAAACACATAAAAAGCAGGTGCTTGTAATGACGCACCGTATAGAGCTTTGTAGGCAAACGTCTAGAATGCTTACAGAATTTGGTGTGAGTAATAAAATTGTAGATAGTAAAGCCGATTTAAGTGACCAGAAAGACTTTAATTGTTTTGTGGCCATGGTTGAGACGCTTAACAACCGTTTAACAGATAATAAACTAGATATTTCGGACATCGGTCTGGTTATTATTGATGAGGCGCATTATAACAGTTTCACTAAGTTATTTAAGTTTTTTGAAAAATCATTTATCCTTGGAGTAACAGCAACGCCTTTAAGTAGTAATATTAACCTTCCAATGAAGGATAATTATAACGAGCTTATTGTTGGAGAAACGATACATTCCTTAATTGCTAATGAGTTTTTGGCTCGTGCCGAAATTTTCTCATACAACGTTGGATTAACGTCTTTAGTTGTAGGAGCCAATGGTGATTATACAGTAAAATCTTCTGAAGATTTATATACCAATACGGACATGTTAACTAAGCTTATCCAAGCTTATGAAGAGCGTTGTAAAGGTAAGAAGACCTTGATC
This portion of the Olleya sp. Bg11-27 genome encodes:
- a CDS encoding mechanosensitive ion channel family protein, producing MIKYAHFFYDYFIDLGLTKITSKYLNLLALSILTVVALLLLDLLVRKILRLISAKVAATTKSNFDDLLIANRVPRNIAHIPALYLAIESIPLVFKDFENLHLFFEKGMQVSGIVLGLLIVRSLLNTLKNYFKTLPRLRDKPIDSYIQVFMIFAWIIGIVLALAVVVGGTSLWKILTGFGAASAVILLIFKDTILGFVASIQVSINDMVRIGDWVTFEKFGADGDVIEINLATVKVQNFDNTITTIPTYALIADSFKNWRGMTNSDGRRIKRHMLIKQTSIKYLTTEDIERLKQIEIISVYLNTMQGKIQNFNDSHSVDKSILINGRNLTNIGVFRKFIQTYLQQHSAINNDMLLMARQLQPTSQGIPLEIYCFTKDKRWESYEYVMSDLFDHFLAAVPFFDLELFELPSNNSFTQS
- a CDS encoding pseudouridine synthase codes for the protein MENNHKHFKIYKPFKMLSQFSSNAAKEQRKHFLSELGNFPEGIMPIGRLDEKSEGLLLLTTDGKLSDHVNQSGIEKEYYALVDGAISAEAIQQLCNGVEIGFNGKKYITKPCKVFKLKALPSLPERSKKIRDARHGPTTWISVTLTEGKFRQVRKMTSTVNCPTLRLVRVRVGKILLDDMPVGSVFPIDNLKEIL
- a CDS encoding DNA topoisomerase 3; the protein is MKVCIAEKPSVAREIAQVLGANTKRDGYYEGNGYAVTYTFGHLCTLKEPNDYKPYWKSWDLNNLPMLPEKFETKVTKDSGIQKQFRIVKSLFDKAEVVINCGDAGTEGELIQRWVLDQASYKGEVQRLWISSLTTEAIKEGFLKLEPSSKYDNLYYAGFSRAIGDWLLGMNATRLYTVKYGGYKQVLSVGRVQTPTLAMVVNRWKEIENFKPQPYWELQTLYRDTLFSYEEGRFLKMEDGEKLAEIVKAHDFEIVSITKKKGNEYAPKLFDLTGLQVYCNTKFGFSADETLKIVQKLYEMKVVTYPRVDTTYLPNDIYPKVAGILKNLTKYAVLTQPVLEKKIKKSKKVFDDAKVTDHHAIIPTGVQSNLQYNQQQVYDIITRRFIAVFYDDCKVANTTVIGKAESVNFKTTGKEILDKGWRVVFETKDSPNREAGLLPTFVKGEKGPHEPSFLEKQTKPPNQFTEATLLRAMETAGKQVDDDQLRDLMKENGIGRPSTRANIIETLFRRKYIKRNKKQVLPTVTGIQLIDIIRNDLLKSAELTGLWEKQLKDIEKGEYSASAFINNMKKMVDQLVYEVRSEKVEAKISYTNNKSEKATKTKTKTKTKSKTTTKGIVGKACPKCKSGQVLKGKNAYGCSNYGKTCDFVLPFSFGEKNISENQYKRLLDKGSTVNLKGFKIEGASVEGLLRFDDAFKLKLEPKQNASAKAKTSSDTNPCPKCKKGTIIKGKTAYGCSDYKSGCDFRFSYDLIREKANGKPLTKDLVFEILYGK
- a CDS encoding DUF4139 domain-containing protein, producing MKKIFGLFLFLLSVSATAQTEVSSKITAVKVFKSNAQIVRDASFNAAMGPQEIVLTGISTSINPSSLQVQFNNPNTVLVSAKYENNYLVSKTNNKEIEALKTQLEALNDDINWLAHERNSLLGMEQILNKNQDLGSGNSSFTPQQVLELSNVYHAKYLEIKKAIIALDKKEKPLRETAVKLTQQLSELNAKFNKPSGNIVLQIDSKKPGKVAIDCKYIVGNVGWTPLYDLRSESITENVNLTYKASIYQNTGLDWDNVALTISTGNPSQNNDRPILSPLYASIYYQQRQRYKKEQNDEVMEEIQVSNMAYTQKSEYVNASTIAENQLTIDFNILSKRSIASDGKENLVALQSFDLKTDYIYHTVPKLDRAAFLIAKITDWSQYNLIAGEANIFFEGAFVGTSYINPEVTAKELLISMGRDNSIVVERTPIKEFTASKFIGSNKKETIGYELVVKNKKGTPITIEILDQIPVSQNKDIEITLDDKGNAEYTEDNGKLLWTIGVQARETVVEKFIYTIKYPKNKNVRGTK
- a CDS encoding DUF1853 family protein, whose product is MQPFVKQLGSTFVFNKYVRTNIRLGQRVEQFVFEELKQFKNISVLAENIQIQENQNHTIGELDCLYLDEGQAVHLEIQFKYYLYDSTLGPNEVDCLIGPMRRDSLIEKLNKLKSKQLPLLFNKATRPLLDRLQLKAENIKQRIYFKAQIFVPFGQSIQFETLNNDCIYGVYFNYALLPQFAACKFYKPQKIDWLLDLDVTVDWLTYEQIKPQLDSYEAEKYAPLLWLKFPNGTLTKCFVVAW